The DNA window acaaaaagcacattcatctttcccgagtttggactttgactttgatctccccttttgagttttcttccgagtgtatgaacgacctcggactactaaagcttctgtatctctgattgagtttttctgtttgtccttctttctctgttcataactatataaggccgcacagacttcgctcagagatatatcactcctgccatgaagtagagtagtttctaggaactcaaactcctcaggaagtgaccccaatagcatcaaagccaaatctttatatttgaatgtctcatccatattcagcaaatcagtgactaactgattaaatttggtgatgtgatcattcattgtggtacttgggacgtatgtgaagcgaaacagtcttttcttcaagtggagcttattttgactgtttttcttcaaaaatttttcttcaagtgccacctaCAACTTATTTGctgaagtctcctttgaaaaagcatacctctgctctcgagaaaggcatgatcgaaatGTGCCACATGCCAatcgattgatcgccttccaatctttctcctgtacatcatctggtttctcttcatcaatggcaatgtctagaccctgctgaaaaagggcatctagaacctcactttgccacataccaaaatggctcgtgccatcaaagatctccacggccaatcttgcatttgcaattgtcggtcttgtccacatggacgatgttgaagctcctacaccgaccgttttctccataatatttcaatatacctaaggaaatcttttctgatgtggaagatcagcttgaactgcaaccacagagcatactacgattaaccttcggctcttgataccacttgttgttccaatagggtcggaagcgtgtaaattattgtactaaaaaatcacacaaagttcaattcccaggaaagagaggtggatcacatgaatctcttaaataccaagtctttccttagacagaatatcccttctatagtaatttaatagcacaattaaatactactattataccctcaaatattgaaagaaaaataggacaagaaagaacacaagagttttaacgaggttcggtaaattatacctacgtcctcgggcactaacaccagatgataactttactatctccaaagtattacaaacaaatagaattccttaagaattctcaaatgggagaagagagaaaactaagagagaaagattggttgggatggttgaaatgagaaatggttaggcctatttatagttgaggttcagggactaacttgcaaatggcctaaaaaattagggaccaaaattgtaattatcccattcaactttaaacaacttgcctatcactttttttctttcggtgccacttgcacctcccatttttgacttttcaacagcAGAATCCTTACTTAGAAGAGAAAGAATCTGTTGATACTGCTCAGGAGTAAAAGTAGGAGCCAGAGGAGCTGAATGAGTAGCTATATCATCAGTATCATCACTGTCAGTAGCAGTAACAACATGATTGGCCGCTGGTGATTTCTTTTTAGTGAATTTGAAATCAGGGGGAAAACCAGTAAGCCTATAACAATTCTCAATCCTGTGACCCGAAAGTTTGCAATGCTCACAGATGCCATTATAACGCTTCTTGGAGGAGGAAGAAGCAGGTTTGGAGGAAAGCAGAGCAGTGGAATCAAAAAAGGTATGAGAGGCTAGCTTGCGTTGATCTTCATCACGAATCACCATAGAATAAGCATTGTTGACAGAGGGAAGAGGTTGCATCAATAAGATCTGGCTTCGAACATTGGCATAAGTTTCATTCAAAcccataaaaaattgaaaaagacgcTGCTGAGAATGTTGAGCAGTCTTTTTTGTAAGGTCACAATCACAATTAGATGAAGGCACAAGAATATCATACTCATCCCAGAGAATGCGGTGAAATAAGTAGCAA is part of the Gossypium hirsutum isolate 1008001.06 chromosome D11, Gossypium_hirsutum_v2.1, whole genome shotgun sequence genome and encodes:
- the LOC107929769 gene encoding uncharacterized protein, whose product is MAPVSESESGGSDSTITIDFSNPLYLHPSDTPWIVLVSHQLTGSDNYCVWSRSMSIALLAKNKLGFIDGSCKCDSLSPDLKSQWDRCSAFVLSWIINTVSKELSAGIVFASSAALVWKDLQERYFICCYLFHRILWDEYDILVPSSNCDCDLTKKTAQHSQQRLFQFFMGLNETYANVRSQILLMQPLPSVNNAYSMVIRDEDQRKLASHTFFDSTALLSSKPASSSSKKRYNGICEHCKLSGHRIENCYRLTGFPPDFKFTKKKSPAANHVVTATDSDDTDDIATHSAPLAPTFTPEQYQQILSLLRPLQWKDDGDW